One genomic region from Selenihalanaerobacter shriftii encodes:
- a CDS encoding porin family protein: protein MKKIAIALTLALVVALAAPAMAADLDINGLIGVENGYTNPETSKSTSNTGGYLELYLDAEINDQVTAYSEIDFGYDFNKDTNADTTTSVYEMWVNVEDAFGPVDLKAGRMFEAAAGSMLYEFDSDEFARLAYESGNVAAKLGHSIDSNGKVVFFEGAATDLGLVDGVTLNYIEDNADEYDGYTLRVNKTHSFVDAALTFGDVDNGTDSANVIDLSMSTDVLLPGVTTSLEYADAEAGFVRDKANTQDSALNDADSVVADNDFEMIKPGVSFGVTDKLNVSASYAMYDADTVDAENDYLDIVGTYDLAENTILEVEYEDYTYDGTAAGQDKEVITTTLETSF from the coding sequence ATGAAAAAGATTGCAATTGCTTTAACTTTAGCTTTAGTTGTAGCACTAGCTGCACCAGCTATGGCTGCAGATTTAGACATTAATGGTTTAATTGGAGTTGAGAATGGATATACAAATCCAGAAACAAGTAAGAGTACTAGTAATACAGGTGGATATTTAGAATTATATTTAGATGCTGAAATTAATGATCAAGTAACTGCTTATTCTGAAATTGATTTTGGTTATGACTTTAATAAAGACACAAATGCTGACACTACTACTAGTGTTTATGAAATGTGGGTTAACGTTGAGGATGCTTTTGGTCCAGTAGACTTAAAAGCTGGTAGAATGTTTGAAGCTGCTGCTGGTTCTATGTTATATGAGTTTGACTCTGATGAGTTTGCTCGTTTAGCTTATGAAAGTGGTAATGTTGCTGCTAAGTTAGGACATAGCATTGACAGCAATGGAAAAGTAGTATTCTTTGAAGGAGCAGCTACTGACCTAGGTCTTGTTGATGGTGTTACTTTAAACTATATTGAAGATAATGCTGATGAATATGATGGATATACTCTTAGAGTTAATAAGACTCATAGCTTTGTAGATGCTGCATTAACTTTTGGAGATGTAGACAATGGAACTGATAGTGCTAATGTTATTGACTTAAGCATGTCAACTGACGTATTACTTCCAGGAGTAACTACTTCTTTAGAGTATGCAGATGCTGAAGCTGGGTTTGTAAGAGACAAAGCTAATACACAGGATTCTGCATTAAATGATGCAGATTCTGTAGTTGCTGATAATGATTTTGAAATGATTAAGCCGGGTGTTAGCTTTGGTGTTACTGATAAGTTAAATGTATCTGCTTCTTATGCTATGTATGATGCTGATACAGTTGATGCTGAAAATGACTATTTAGATATCGTTGGAACGTATGATCTTGCGGAAAATACTATTTTAGAAGTAGAATATGAAGATTATACTTATGATGGAACTGCTGCAGGACAAGACAAAGAAGTTATTACTACTACTTTAGAAACTAGCTTCTAA
- the coaD gene encoding pantetheine-phosphate adenylyltransferase produces the protein MTQIAVYPGSFDPITNGHLDIIERTTKIFDNVIVAVFHNPNKKPLFTMEERVEIIEEAVEEFDNVKVDAFEGLLTDYIKHQNAQVIVRGLRAVSDFETEFQMASMNKKLEPDVETIFMMTRNKYAYLSSSIIKEVANFGGCIEDLVPEHVIPKLMDKI, from the coding sequence ATGACACAAATTGCCGTTTATCCAGGAAGCTTTGATCCGATAACTAATGGGCATTTAGATATTATAGAACGAACTACTAAAATATTCGATAATGTAATTGTAGCAGTTTTCCATAATCCAAACAAAAAGCCTTTATTCACTATGGAAGAAAGAGTGGAGATTATAGAAGAAGCTGTAGAAGAATTTGATAACGTAAAAGTAGATGCATTTGAAGGGTTATTGACAGATTATATTAAACATCAGAATGCTCAAGTGATTGTACGAGGATTACGAGCGGTTTCTGATTTTGAAACTGAATTTCAAATGGCTTCTATGAATAAGAAGTTAGAACCAGATGTAGAAACTATCTTTATGATGACTAGAAATAAGTATGCTTATCTTAGCTCAAGTATTATTAAAGAAGTAGCTAATTTTGGAGGTTGTATAGAAGATTTAGTACCAGAGCATGTGATTCCAAAATTAATGGATAAGATATAG
- the rsmD gene encoding 16S rRNA (guanine(966)-N(2))-methyltransferase RsmD, whose protein sequence is MRVIAGQAKGQRLKSNASNEVRPTLDRVKEALFNIIGPEIIDIDLLDLYAGFGGLGIEALSRGAKSATFIEKANNQVKVITENLELTNFKDRAKVIQGEVLTKLNRFKPESFDIILMDPPYNQGLVIPTIQKALDYQLLKRAGIIAVEHHEKDEINQDFTGLKLIRKRDYGDTRISLYMKVEKGE, encoded by the coding sequence ATGAGAGTAATTGCTGGACAAGCTAAAGGACAAAGACTTAAATCTAATGCAAGTAATGAAGTACGACCGACTTTAGATAGAGTTAAGGAAGCTTTATTTAATATTATCGGTCCTGAAATTATAGATATTGATCTATTAGATCTTTATGCTGGTTTTGGTGGGTTAGGAATTGAAGCCTTAAGTAGAGGAGCTAAAAGTGCTACCTTTATAGAAAAAGCAAATAATCAAGTGAAAGTAATTACAGAGAATCTAGAGTTAACTAACTTTAAAGATAGAGCTAAGGTGATTCAAGGTGAGGTATTAACTAAGTTAAATAGATTTAAACCAGAGAGTTTTGATATTATCTTAATGGATCCTCCGTATAATCAAGGCTTAGTAATTCCTACAATTCAAAAGGCTTTGGACTATCAATTATTGAAGCGGGCAGGAATTATTGCGGTTGAACATCATGAAAAAGATGAAATTAATCAAGATTTTACTGGTTTAAAGTTGATTAGAAAAAGGGATTATGGTGATACAAGGATAAGTTTATATATGAAAGTGGAGAAAGGAGAGTAA
- the recG gene encoding ATP-dependent DNA helicase RecG, whose translation MTEQGDILQKLKKPLSIERKINYNNSSVIGGFDSYILNWLNKLTKVVDDDQIMNVVNKLNSLFEDYSEVRIPIRKKKLAESRELFTRLATLIEDNETNKEELPQLWQESIRYIKGVGKKRAGQLAHLGVQTVRDMLFYFPRDYRDWSTNCQIRELTPGNQVTVEGKVINIEEIRPRQGLTITKIVIGDGTGSLTGVWFNQPYIKNNFNRGIPVAFSGKVKKEYGELQMSNPNYELINNNDNLYVGRVLPIYSTTQGLSQNMLRKIVKSLIDEYLDEFPEFLETELREKYNLLGIKEALKMIHFPDKIEDVEEARKRLVFDELFILQLGMALRRIDLITEEDGIVHNSGDGIINNYLTDLPFELTSAQAKVWAEIKEDMESKKEMNRLIQGDVGSGKTVIATLALLKAVSSGYQGAMMAPTEILAEQHYLSLKESLSRYGVEVGLLVGSLTAKEKEAVLDELETGNLDIVIGTHALIQEGINFDNLGLVITDEQHRFGVRQRATFKEKGENPDVLVMTATPIPRTLALTLYGDLELSVIDELPPGRKPVVTEWRTKKAYSKIFSFIRQELEAGRQAYVVCPLVEESEKLDVSSAVEMSDKLINDIFPGFNVGLLHGQLKADEKEEVMGKFRDQEINILVATTVIEVGVNVPNSTLMLIVDAERFGLAQLHQLRGRVGRGQHQSYCILIADPSTETGEERMKIMTQSTDGFVIAEEDLKLRGPGEFFGTRQHGLPDLEIANLLRDSHILEIARKEAFNLVDIDPNFIKPENKLLKDLIEIKFGDNFDLIDVS comes from the coding sequence ATGACAGAACAAGGCGATATCTTACAAAAATTAAAAAAACCGTTATCTATAGAACGAAAGATAAATTATAATAATTCGTCAGTTATTGGTGGATTTGATTCTTATATTCTAAATTGGTTGAATAAGTTAACTAAAGTAGTAGATGATGATCAGATTATGAATGTAGTAAATAAATTAAATAGTTTATTTGAAGATTATTCAGAAGTTAGAATACCAATTAGAAAGAAGAAATTAGCTGAGAGTAGAGAGTTATTTACTAGGTTAGCTACTTTAATTGAGGATAACGAGACTAATAAGGAAGAATTACCTCAGTTATGGCAGGAATCGATTAGATATATAAAAGGTGTAGGCAAGAAACGGGCAGGACAATTAGCTCATTTAGGAGTACAAACTGTTAGAGATATGTTATTTTATTTTCCTCGAGATTATCGAGACTGGAGTACTAATTGTCAGATTAGAGAATTAACCCCTGGAAATCAAGTAACTGTCGAAGGCAAAGTAATAAATATCGAAGAGATTAGACCACGTCAGGGTTTAACGATTACTAAAATAGTAATTGGCGATGGAACTGGAAGTCTGACTGGGGTTTGGTTTAATCAACCTTACATCAAAAATAATTTCAATCGAGGTATACCTGTAGCTTTCAGTGGGAAAGTAAAGAAGGAATACGGAGAATTACAAATGAGTAATCCTAATTATGAATTAATTAATAATAATGATAATCTTTATGTAGGAAGAGTTTTACCGATTTACTCAACAACTCAAGGACTTAGTCAGAATATGTTACGAAAGATAGTAAAGAGCCTCATTGATGAATACTTAGATGAATTTCCAGAGTTTTTAGAGACAGAATTAAGAGAGAAGTATAATTTATTAGGAATTAAAGAGGCTTTAAAGATGATTCATTTTCCAGATAAAATAGAAGATGTAGAGGAAGCAAGAAAAAGATTGGTCTTTGATGAGTTATTTATTCTACAGTTAGGTATGGCTTTAAGAAGAATTGATTTAATTACTGAAGAAGATGGAATTGTACATAACAGTGGAGATGGAATAATTAATAATTATTTAACGGATTTACCTTTTGAATTAACATCAGCTCAGGCTAAAGTTTGGGCTGAGATTAAAGAAGATATGGAAAGTAAGAAAGAAATGAATAGATTGATTCAAGGAGATGTAGGGTCAGGAAAGACGGTAATTGCTACTTTAGCTCTTTTAAAAGCTGTCAGTAGTGGCTATCAAGGAGCGATGATGGCGCCAACGGAAATTTTGGCTGAACAGCATTATTTAAGTTTAAAAGAGTCTTTAAGTAGATATGGAGTTGAGGTAGGATTATTAGTTGGAAGTTTAACTGCTAAAGAGAAAGAAGCGGTATTAGATGAACTGGAAACTGGTAATTTAGATATTGTAATTGGAACTCATGCTTTAATTCAAGAAGGGATTAATTTTGATAATTTAGGTTTAGTTATTACTGATGAACAACATAGATTTGGTGTTAGACAGCGGGCTACTTTTAAAGAAAAAGGAGAAAACCCGGATGTTCTAGTAATGACAGCAACTCCTATTCCTAGAACTTTAGCTTTAACATTATATGGTGATTTAGAACTATCAGTTATTGATGAATTACCACCTGGTAGAAAACCAGTAGTTACTGAATGGAGAACTAAGAAAGCTTATTCAAAGATTTTTTCTTTTATCAGACAAGAGTTAGAAGCGGGAAGACAAGCTTATGTAGTATGTCCTTTAGTAGAAGAATCGGAAAAATTAGACGTTAGTTCTGCTGTAGAGATGTCTGATAAGTTAATTAATGATATATTCCCTGGATTTAATGTTGGTCTATTACATGGTCAATTGAAAGCAGATGAGAAGGAAGAGGTTATGGGTAAGTTCCGTGACCAAGAGATAAATATTTTGGTAGCTACTACAGTAATTGAAGTTGGGGTGAATGTCCCTAATTCTACTTTAATGTTAATTGTGGATGCAGAACGCTTTGGTTTAGCTCAGTTACATCAACTACGAGGTAGAGTAGGAAGAGGGCAGCATCAATCTTATTGTATTCTAATAGCAGATCCTAGTACTGAAACTGGAGAAGAAAGAATGAAGATTATGACTCAATCGACAGATGGCTTTGTAATCGCAGAAGAAGATTTGAAGTTAAGAGGACCGGGAGAGTTTTTTGGAACGAGACAGCATGGATTACCTGATTTAGAGATAGCTAATTTATTAAGAGATAGTCATATATTGGAGATAGCTAGAAAAGAGGCTTTTAATTTAGTAGATATAGATCCTAATTTTATTAAACCCGAAAATAAATTATTAAAGGATTTAATTGAAATAAAATTTGGAGATAATTTTGATCTTATAGATGTTAGTTAA
- a CDS encoding DegV family protein — protein MTSIKVVTDSTVGLSLDGLDELEVDMVPLTVNFANQFFADKVDISSEQFFKKLKEVQELPTTSQPAMGKFKEKYLELADDYDTIISIHLSSKLSGTYRSAKLAADRVQEEKDIDIRVIDSKSASLGIGFLVLYAIEAIKQGLVIEEIVTGIERRVEAVTVLFTVDTLEYLEKGGRIGKASAFVGNLLNIKPILKVNETGEVDLYSKVRGKKRLFKKVKRLVKRELDNRNLSIDPKLGLLHGDAKKDLDNLEAELEGLTDWDNIMTSEISPVLGTHIGPGALGIVIL, from the coding sequence ATGACATCAATTAAGGTTGTTACTGATAGTACTGTTGGTTTATCATTAGATGGATTAGATGAATTAGAAGTGGATATGGTTCCCTTAACAGTTAACTTTGCTAATCAATTTTTTGCAGATAAAGTTGATATATCTTCTGAGCAGTTTTTTAAGAAATTAAAAGAAGTTCAAGAGTTGCCTACTACTTCTCAACCAGCAATGGGTAAGTTTAAAGAGAAGTATTTAGAATTAGCAGATGATTATGATACTATTATCTCAATTCATCTTTCTAGTAAATTAAGTGGAACTTATAGGTCAGCTAAGTTAGCTGCAGATAGGGTGCAAGAAGAAAAAGATATAGATATTAGAGTAATAGATTCTAAAAGTGCTTCGTTAGGAATAGGGTTTTTAGTTTTATATGCTATTGAAGCCATTAAGCAAGGATTAGTAATAGAAGAAATAGTAACAGGGATTGAAAGAAGGGTTGAAGCAGTGACAGTTTTATTTACAGTTGATACATTAGAGTATTTAGAGAAAGGTGGAAGGATAGGTAAAGCCAGTGCTTTTGTAGGTAACTTATTAAATATCAAACCGATTTTAAAAGTGAATGAAACTGGAGAGGTTGATCTTTATTCTAAAGTGAGAGGGAAGAAACGACTTTTTAAGAAGGTAAAACGTTTAGTTAAAAGAGAGCTAGATAATCGAAATTTATCTATTGATCCAAAGTTAGGCTTGTTACATGGGGATGCTAAAAAAGATTTAGATAATTTAGAAGCAGAGTTAGAGGGTTTAACAGATTGGGATAATATAATGACTTCTGAAATTAGTCCAGTGCTTGGTACTCATATAGGTCCTGGTGCTTTAGGGATTGTAATATTATAA
- a CDS encoding DAK2 domain-containing protein, whose product MKQANNKSATGKEEIEIYKLNGTKLKDALTFSLNYFANYKEDIDSLNVFPVPDGDTGTNMYLTLSTATNEIKDLDIDSAGGLLAEFTNGALMGARGNSGVILSQLLRGFSETIEDKEEIGVFEIAKGLENAAKRAYKGVMKPVEGTILTVARETGEFATLLAEDEDNIVEFLEIVVNKATESVNKTPELLSTLKEANVVDAGGKGYEIFLRGIYESFISDEVIERSPNIIRINREPCSKDSGRDLEYKYCTEFLINNTDISRLDVQEEMKEYGDSLLVVKGNEFVKVHIHSNQPGLVLEEALKLGSLTKIKIDNMEVESQERSKVTNIHETEDNLIEKNLEDRIGLIAVAAGDGIIELFEDLGVDYIVEGGQSMNPSTKDLLAAAEEVKTNRIIILPNNKNVISAAKQVVEVTDKEVSILPTKSIPQGVAAMMSFNPVGDFTEVNEMMEDEIDTVKTGQVTYAVRDSSVNDLQITKGDILGIIDGNIEVVNEDKEEVVGKLLDRLVIEDDFLVTIYTGKEVKSEEIEDLEERLNKKFKDLDIEIYSGGQPLYYYLISVE is encoded by the coding sequence GTGAAACAGGCTAATAATAAGTCTGCGACTGGAAAAGAAGAAATTGAAATATATAAATTAAATGGGACAAAATTGAAAGATGCATTAACTTTTTCATTAAATTATTTTGCAAATTATAAAGAAGATATCGATTCTTTAAATGTATTTCCAGTCCCTGATGGCGATACAGGAACTAATATGTATTTAACATTATCAACGGCTACTAATGAAATTAAAGATTTAGATATAGATTCAGCAGGCGGTTTATTAGCAGAGTTTACTAATGGGGCTTTAATGGGAGCTAGAGGAAATTCAGGAGTTATTCTTTCACAGTTATTGCGAGGTTTTTCAGAAACAATTGAAGATAAGGAAGAAATCGGTGTATTTGAGATTGCTAAAGGTTTAGAGAATGCAGCCAAAAGAGCATATAAAGGAGTGATGAAACCGGTTGAAGGAACCATTTTAACTGTTGCTAGAGAAACCGGTGAATTTGCTACTTTATTAGCAGAAGATGAGGATAATATAGTTGAATTCTTAGAAATAGTTGTTAATAAAGCAACTGAATCTGTTAATAAGACTCCTGAATTATTATCTACATTAAAAGAAGCTAATGTTGTTGATGCTGGTGGAAAGGGTTATGAAATATTTTTGCGAGGTATTTATGAATCATTTATTTCAGATGAAGTTATTGAAAGAAGTCCTAATATAATTCGTATTAATAGAGAGCCGTGTTCAAAAGATTCAGGTCGAGATTTAGAATATAAATATTGTACTGAATTTTTAATAAATAATACGGATATTTCTAGATTAGATGTGCAAGAAGAGATGAAAGAGTATGGAGATTCTCTATTAGTTGTAAAGGGTAATGAGTTTGTTAAGGTTCATATTCATTCTAATCAGCCTGGCCTAGTATTAGAAGAAGCTTTGAAGTTAGGATCACTTACTAAGATTAAGATTGATAATATGGAAGTAGAGAGTCAAGAAAGGTCAAAGGTTACTAATATTCATGAAACAGAGGATAATTTAATAGAGAAGAATTTAGAAGATAGGATAGGACTTATAGCTGTGGCTGCCGGAGACGGTATTATAGAGTTATTTGAAGATTTAGGAGTAGATTATATTGTAGAAGGCGGTCAATCTATGAATCCTAGTACTAAAGATTTATTGGCAGCTGCTGAGGAAGTGAAGACTAATAGGATTATTATATTGCCTAATAATAAAAATGTAATTTCTGCAGCTAAACAGGTTGTTGAAGTAACAGATAAAGAAGTTAGCATTTTACCAACTAAATCTATTCCTCAGGGGGTTGCTGCTATGATGAGTTTTAATCCAGTTGGGGATTTTACGGAAGTTAATGAAATGATGGAAGATGAGATTGATACAGTAAAGACTGGACAGGTTACTTATGCTGTGCGTGACTCTTCAGTTAATGACTTACAGATAACCAAGGGAGATATATTAGGTATAATAGATGGCAATATTGAAGTTGTAAATGAAGATAAAGAAGAAGTAGTTGGTAAGTTATTAGATAGATTAGTTATAGAAGATGATTTTTTAGTTACTATATATACTGGAAAAGAGGTTAAGTCTGAAGAAATAGAGGATTTAGAAGAAAGATTAAATAAAAAATTTAAAGATTTAGATATAGAAATCTATTCTGGAGGACAGCCGTTATATTACTATTTAATATCAGTTGAATAA
- a CDS encoding Asp23/Gls24 family envelope stress response protein — protein MEQELKNEFGKIVIAEGVISEIAGLAAMECYGLVGMSSQGVQEGLANLLGKENLSRGIEVVIRDDITVVDLYIILEYGVNISEVANNIMNKVKYTLEEDVGIETCEININVQGVRVGETG, from the coding sequence ATGGAACAAGAATTAAAGAATGAATTTGGGAAGATTGTAATTGCTGAGGGAGTTATTTCGGAAATAGCTGGTTTGGCTGCTATGGAGTGTTATGGATTAGTAGGGATGTCTTCTCAAGGAGTACAAGAAGGTTTAGCTAATTTATTAGGGAAAGAGAATTTGAGTAGAGGAATAGAGGTTGTAATTAGAGATGACATCACAGTGGTGGACCTATATATAATACTAGAGTATGGGGTGAATATTTCTGAGGTAGCAAATAATATTATGAATAAAGTAAAATATACTTTAGAAGAAGATGTTGGAATTGAAACGTGTGAAATAAATATAAATGTTCAAGGAGTGAGGGTAGGTGAAACAGGCTAA
- a CDS encoding DUF1858 domain-containing protein: MKITKDMAILEVLKEYPEARDVFVKHNLGCSDCLGANSEKIKDVAQSHDIDLDELVSDLNDLVD, encoded by the coding sequence ATGAAAATAACCAAGGATATGGCTATTTTAGAAGTATTGAAAGAGTATCCAGAGGCTAGGGATGTTTTTGTTAAGCACAATCTTGGTTGTAGTGACTGTTTAGGAGCAAATTCAGAGAAAATTAAAGATGTAGCTCAGAGCCATGATATAGACCTTGACGAGTTAGTATCGGATTTGAATGACTTAGTAGATTAA
- the rpmB gene encoding 50S ribosomal protein L28 yields MARYCEICGKGSNKSNAVTRRGKAKKEGGVGRNITGRAKRTQKPNLQKVKAIVDGSPKRIKVCTKCLKAGKVERAY; encoded by the coding sequence GTGGCAAGATATTGTGAGATTTGTGGAAAAGGTTCTAATAAATCAAATGCTGTAACAAGAAGAGGTAAAGCTAAAAAAGAAGGTGGAGTAGGTCGTAATATAACTGGACGTGCCAAGCGAACTCAAAAACCTAACTTACAAAAAGTAAAAGCTATCGTAGATGGTAGCCCTAAGCGAATTAAAGTTTGTACTAAATGTTTAAAAGCAGGTAAAGTAGAACGTGCATATTAA
- a CDS encoding FAD-binding protein — protein sequence MEYLPSMEDSIKKVEATREERINEEFPRLDDREAEKLLSNYHPDYIEARFRELKVGVNQGDRMSNELIDLLEAKSKVDLGEINLKEISYETDVLVIGGGGAGSAAALAASEQGVDVLLATKLRHGDANTIMAQGGIQAAVDENDSPALHYLDAIGGGHFKNIPELIEALVYDAPMVIKWLEELGVIFDKNEEGRMKLRKGGGNSKRRIHFAKDYIGLEIMHNLRDEVRNKGIKVIEFAPAVELILDDKEQAAGAILYNLESESYSIIKAKTVILATGGIGRLHTGGFATTNHYGATADGLVMAYRVGAKLIFMDSMQYHPTGAIFPQPVVGLLVSERTRSLGAQEVNINGESFINPLELRDVSAAAIIRECEERNKGVKTSSGLKGVWLDIPLIDLKHGQGTIQEELPAMVRQFARFGIDVTKEPVLVYPALHYQNGGIKINERTESKITNLFAAGEVAGGVHGRNRLMGNSLLDIIVFGRRSGKNAADKARKIQLGKLNLEHIKEYNIKLEELGIQINQTSPKVLPDYNKQSNKLYH from the coding sequence ATGGAGTATCTGCCATCTATGGAAGATTCAATAAAAAAAGTTGAAGCAACTAGAGAAGAGAGAATAAATGAAGAGTTTCCTAGACTAGATGATAGAGAAGCAGAAAAACTATTAAGTAATTATCATCCCGACTATATTGAGGCTAGATTTAGAGAACTGAAAGTAGGAGTTAATCAAGGAGATAGAATGTCAAATGAATTGATTGATCTACTTGAAGCTAAGAGTAAAGTTGATTTAGGTGAAATTAATTTAAAAGAAATATCATATGAGACTGATGTATTAGTAATTGGAGGAGGCGGTGCTGGATCAGCGGCAGCCTTAGCAGCTTCTGAGCAAGGGGTAGATGTGCTATTAGCAACTAAGTTACGTCATGGAGATGCCAATACTATTATGGCTCAAGGAGGAATTCAGGCTGCTGTAGATGAGAATGATTCTCCAGCGCTACATTATTTGGATGCTATAGGTGGTGGACATTTCAAAAATATTCCTGAATTAATAGAGGCTTTAGTATATGATGCTCCCATGGTTATTAAATGGTTAGAAGAGTTAGGAGTAATTTTTGATAAGAATGAGGAAGGGAGAATGAAGTTAAGGAAAGGTGGAGGTAATTCAAAAAGACGGATCCACTTTGCGAAAGATTATATTGGTTTAGAGATTATGCATAATTTAAGAGATGAAGTTAGGAATAAAGGAATTAAAGTAATTGAGTTCGCTCCAGCGGTAGAATTAATTTTAGATGATAAGGAACAGGCTGCAGGAGCCATTCTTTATAATTTAGAATCTGAAAGTTATTCAATTATAAAGGCTAAAACTGTAATATTAGCTACCGGTGGAATTGGTCGTTTACATACCGGTGGATTTGCTACTACTAATCATTATGGAGCTACAGCTGACGGTTTGGTGATGGCTTATCGAGTGGGTGCTAAATTAATATTTATGGATTCAATGCAGTATCATCCAACAGGAGCAATATTCCCTCAGCCAGTAGTAGGTTTATTAGTTAGTGAAAGGACTAGATCATTAGGGGCGCAAGAAGTAAATATTAATGGTGAAAGCTTCATTAATCCTTTAGAGCTTAGAGATGTTAGTGCAGCGGCTATTATTAGGGAATGTGAAGAGAGGAATAAAGGTGTAAAGACTTCTTCAGGTCTAAAAGGAGTATGGTTAGATATCCCTTTGATTGATCTTAAGCATGGTCAAGGGACTATCCAAGAGGAATTACCAGCCATGGTTAGACAGTTTGCTAGATTTGGAATTGATGTTACTAAAGAACCGGTTTTGGTTTATCCTGCGTTACATTATCAAAATGGTGGAATTAAAATTAATGAAAGAACTGAAAGTAAGATTACGAATCTTTTTGCAGCCGGTGAAGTTGCTGGTGGTGTTCATGGACGAAATAGATTAATGGGAAATTCTTTACTTGATATTATAGTATTTGGAAGAAGAAGTGGTAAGAATGCTGCAGATAAAGCACGAAAAATTCAACTTGGTAAATTAAATTTAGAACATATAAAAGAATATAATATTAAATTAGAAGAGTTAGGAATTCAAATTAATCAAACTTCACCTAAGGTATTGCCTGATTATAATAAACAGAGTAATAAATTATATCATTAA
- a CDS encoding 4Fe-4S dicluster domain-containing protein, giving the protein MLKESIPIYIMGKEYQISAEATILNAFEQAGYKIIRGCGCRSGFCGACATFYRFKDDHRLRFDLACQKVVEPNMYLAQLPFFLSNKRLYDMDALQTTAEQVVELYPEVKDCIGCKSCVKVCPQGLKPLNYVALAKEGKFKDAAEKSFDCIMCGLCASRCPRGLEQYNIGILARRLYGRYLTIKDQNLDKRILETQEGRYDEELRKLKYMPKEELQQLYIERDITN; this is encoded by the coding sequence ATGTTAAAAGAATCGATTCCTATTTATATTATGGGCAAAGAATATCAAATTTCAGCAGAGGCTACTATCTTAAATGCTTTTGAGCAGGCTGGATATAAGATTATTAGAGGTTGTGGCTGTCGTAGTGGCTTTTGTGGTGCATGTGCTACTTTTTATAGGTTTAAAGATGATCATAGATTACGCTTTGATTTAGCTTGTCAGAAAGTAGTTGAACCTAATATGTATTTAGCACAACTACCATTCTTTTTATCCAATAAACGTTTATATGATATGGATGCTCTTCAAACTACAGCTGAGCAGGTTGTTGAATTATATCCGGAGGTTAAAGATTGCATAGGGTGCAAATCCTGTGTTAAGGTATGTCCTCAAGGTCTGAAACCGTTAAATTATGTAGCTTTAGCTAAGGAAGGTAAGTTTAAAGACGCCGCAGAGAAATCTTTTGATTGTATTATGTGTGGATTATGCGCTTCGCGTTGTCCGCGGGGTCTAGAACAGTATAATATCGGAATTTTAGCACGTAGATTATATGGTAGATACTTAACGATAAAGGATCAAAATTTAGATAAAAGAATTTTAGAAACTCAGGAAGGAAGGTATGATGAAGAGTTAAGAAAGTTAAAATATATGCCTAAAGAAGAATTACAACAGTTATATATTGAACGGGATATTACTAATTGA
- a CDS encoding cytochrome c3 family protein, whose amino-acid sequence MKFNLKNIMFDAGIILSAIILSLGIKGSTESPEFCNNCHIMDPAYESWSRSAHSEVKCLECHEEPGFSGYLKTKAQGAEQAVTYLISSPDQSDLNAHVANKNCIDCHRSEEKVPSIPEDHQKRIESDMECAMCHKSTAH is encoded by the coding sequence ATGAAATTCAACTTAAAGAATATAATGTTTGATGCCGGAATAATTTTAAGCGCTATTATTTTAAGCTTAGGAATTAAGGGTTCTACAGAGAGTCCGGAATTCTGTAATAACTGTCATATCATGGATCCAGCCTATGAAAGTTGGAGCCGTTCAGCACATAGTGAAGTTAAATGTTTAGAATGTCATGAAGAGCCAGGTTTTAGTGGCTACTTAAAGACTAAAGCACAAGGAGCTGAACAAGCAGTAACTTATTTAATAAGCTCTCCAGACCAAAGTGATTTGAATGCTCATGTAGCTAATAAGAATTGTATTGATTGTCATAGGTCAGAAGAAAAAGTTCCATCTATACCAGAAGATCATCAAAAACGTATAGAATCTGACATGGAATGTGCGATGTGTCATAAGTCTACTGCCCATTAG